A section of the Humulus lupulus chromosome 2, drHumLupu1.1, whole genome shotgun sequence genome encodes:
- the LOC133818593 gene encoding protein EXPORTIN 1B-like isoform X1, with product MKGMILKHDWPARWQSFIPDLVSAAKTSETICENCMAILKLLSEEVFDFSRGEMTQSKIKELKQSLNSEFQLIHELCLYVLSASQRTELIRATLSTLHAFLSWIPLGYIFESPLLETLLNFFPMPSYQNLTLQCLTEVAALNFGDFYNAQYVKMYTIFMKLLQTMIPLNTNIPEAYAIGSCEEQVKLFLALQNLMKTIFYVFAQ from the exons ATTTTGAAGCATGATTGGCCAGCAAGATGGCAAAGCTTTATTCCTGATCTTGTTTCAGCTGCTAAAACTAGTGAAACAATTTGTGAGAATTGCATGGCTATATTGaag CTTCTAAGTGAAGAGGTGTTTGATTTCTCAAGAGGAGAGATGACTCAAAGTAAGATAAAGGAGCTTAAACAATCATTGAACAG TGAATTTCAACTCATTCATGAGCTATGCTTATATGTACTATCAGCCTCTCAAAGAACTGAGCTTATACGTGCAACACTCTCCACATTGCACGCATTTCTCTCATGGATTCCCCTGGGATATATATTTGAGTCTCCATTG CTTGAAACGCTGCTGAATTTTTTCCCCATGCCATCGTATCAGAATCTCACTCTTCAGTGTTTGACAGAG GTTGCAGCACTTAATTTTGGAGATTTCTACAATGCCCAGTACGTTAAGATGTACACCATATTCATGAAACTGTTACAG ACCATGATTCCTCTTAATACAAACATTCCTGAGGCTTATGCAATTGGTTCCTGCGAAGAGCAGGTAAAGTTGTTTTTGGCGCTTCAAAATTTAATGAAGACCATTTTTTATGTGTTCGCTCAATAA
- the LOC133818593 gene encoding protein EXPORTIN 1B-like isoform X2 gives MIGQQDGKALFLILFQLLKLVKQFLLSEEVFDFSRGEMTQSKIKELKQSLNSEFQLIHELCLYVLSASQRTELIRATLSTLHAFLSWIPLGYIFESPLLETLLNFFPMPSYQNLTLQCLTEVAALNFGDFYNAQYVKMYTIFMKLLQTMIPLNTNIPEAYAIGSCEEQVKLFLALQNLMKTIFYVFAQ, from the exons ATGATTGGCCAGCAAGATGGCAAAGCTTTATTCCTGATCTTGTTTCAGCTGCTAAAACTAGTGAAACAATTT CTTCTAAGTGAAGAGGTGTTTGATTTCTCAAGAGGAGAGATGACTCAAAGTAAGATAAAGGAGCTTAAACAATCATTGAACAG TGAATTTCAACTCATTCATGAGCTATGCTTATATGTACTATCAGCCTCTCAAAGAACTGAGCTTATACGTGCAACACTCTCCACATTGCACGCATTTCTCTCATGGATTCCCCTGGGATATATATTTGAGTCTCCATTG CTTGAAACGCTGCTGAATTTTTTCCCCATGCCATCGTATCAGAATCTCACTCTTCAGTGTTTGACAGAG GTTGCAGCACTTAATTTTGGAGATTTCTACAATGCCCAGTACGTTAAGATGTACACCATATTCATGAAACTGTTACAG ACCATGATTCCTCTTAATACAAACATTCCTGAGGCTTATGCAATTGGTTCCTGCGAAGAGCAGGTAAAGTTGTTTTTGGCGCTTCAAAATTTAATGAAGACCATTTTTTATGTGTTCGCTCAATAA
- the LOC133818594 gene encoding probable zinc metalloprotease EGY1, chloroplastic, with protein sequence MGVEYLTKISNGDLPVVISCASVALADAGIMMYDLVTSVSVVPSMLFQGSLLLGLISRATLGYAMSGLLDWRVIDGT encoded by the exons ATGGGTGTTGAATATCTTACCAAAATTTCAAATG GTGATTTGCCTGTTGTGATTTCATGCGCTAGTGTAGCTCTAGCAGATGCAGGGATAATGATGTATGACCTTGTAACTTCAGTTTCAGTG GTTCCAAGCATGCTGTTTCAAGGTTCTTTGCTTCTTGGGCTCATCAGTAGAGCCACTCTTGGTTATGC AATGAGTGGTTTGCTTGATTGGAGAGTAATAGATGGCACGTGA